Below is a genomic region from Sphingopyxis terrae subsp. terrae NBRC 15098.
ATCGCAATCAATCTGGGAATGGTGATGGGGCTGGCGCCGGTCGTCGGTATCCCGTTGCCGCTCTTCTCCTATGGCGGATCGTCGATGCTGACGATCATGACCTGCATCGGCATCATCCTCGCGATCGAGAGTGACAGCAAGAAGCGGCACAGCCGGCTGAGCTGACGACGCCAGCGGCGCCGCGACCGCGCGTGCCGCTTATTCGTGCCGCAGCGCGTCGATCGGATCGAGCTTCGACGCCCGGCGCGCCGGATAATAGCCGAATGTTATCCCCATCAAGGCGGAGAACAGGAAGCTCATCACATTGACGACCGGATTGAAGATGAAGGGCACGTCGATCACGCTCGCCATCCCCCAGGACAGGATGAAAGCGAAGGCGATGCCGACCGCACCGCCGAAACAGCACAGCACGACGGCCTCGGTCAGAAACTGGAGCTGCACCTCGCGCGCCAGCGCCCCGATGGCGAGACGGATGCCGATCTCGCGCGTCCGTTCGGTGACCGAGACAAGCATGATATTCATGATCCCGATCCCGCCGACAAGCAGGCTGATCCCCGCGATCACCGCAACCATCGCGGTCAACGCGCCGGTTGCCGCACCGAGCGCCTGATTGACCTGCGCGGTATCGACGATGTTGAAGTCGTTGGTGGCCGCGCCCTGCAACAGGCGCCGCTCGCGCAGCAGGCCGACGAGCGAATCCTGAATGGCGGTGCTGGCGTAGGCGCTGTCATATTTGATCACGAAATATTGGATATCGTCGCTGCCGGTGAAGCGGCGCTGCGCCATTTTCAGCGGGACCATCACGACATTGTCGCTGTCCTGATCGGGACCGCCGCCCTCGCCGCGTTCCTTGAGAACGCCGATCACGGTGCAGGACACGTTGTTCAACCGGATATTTTCGCCGAGCGGACTGCTCCCGGCGACGAATATCGCCTTTTGGACCTTGGGCCCGATCAGGCACATATTCTTGCCCGCGCTTTCCTCCTCGTTCGTGAACGCGCGGCCGCTTTCGATCTCGATCGACCGGGCGCGCAGGAAGTCATTGCCGACGCCCTGCACGGTCGTGCGCCAGCTCTGCCCGTTATGAAAGGCCGTGACGCTGGACGAAACGCTGCCCGACACATCGACGACGCCGGCGATCTGCCTGCTCACTGCATCAACATCGGCTTGCTTGAACGGCCGCGGCCTGCCGCGATCGCCCTGCACGGGAAAGACGATCAGCACGTTAGACCCCAGCGAGGATATCTGGTCCTTGATCGATGCCGTGACGCCATTTCCGAGCGTCACCATCGTGATCACCGCCGCGACGCCGATGATGATGCCGAGCGTCGTCAGGAACGAACGCAGCAGATGGCGCCGTATCTCGCGAAAGGCGAGCAGGAGCGTTGCGCCGAACATCAGGCGGGTTCCTCGCTGCGGGTGCGCCTGCCGCGTTCGACCCGTTCGACCAGCCCGTCGCGAAAGCGCACGATGGTGTTGGCAAAGGCTGCCATTTCCTCCTCATGCGTGACCATCAGGATGGTGATGCCTTCGCCGTTCAGGCGCGTGAGCAACTGCATGATCTCGATCGAGCGTTCGGTATCGAGATTGCCCGTAGGCTCGTCGGCGAGCAGCACGTCGGGCTGGGTGACGAGCGCCCGGGCGATCGCCACCCGCTGCTGCTGGCCGCCCGACAATTCGGCCGGCGTGTGATCCGCCCAGGGCGCAAGACCCACCTGATCGAGCGCGCGCATGGCTGCGGCGTGGCGCTCGCTCTTCTTTTCGCCGCGATAGAGCAGCGGCAGTTCGACATTTTCGACCGCGCTGGTGCGGGCAAGGAGATTGAAGCCCTGAAAGACGAAGCCCAGATATCGCCGCCGCAGCAGGCTGCGCTGATCGCGATCGAGCGCCTGCACCTCGACCCCGCGAAAGCGGAACACGCCGCTCGTCGGGACATCCAGGCAGCCGAGGATGTTCATCGTCGTCGATTTGCCCGAGCCCGACGGCCCCATCACCGCGACGAAATCGCCGCGCTCGATCCGCATGTCGACGCCCTTGAGCGCCTGAAAGGCCGCCTCGCCCCGGCCGAAGGTCTTCGTTATCCCTTCGAGTTCGATCAGCGGGATCTCGGGGGGCGTCACTGGCCCGTCGCCCCCTTGCCCGTCACCACCTTCATGCCGGGCCGAAGCCCCTTGGCCGTCACGGCGGTCAGGCGGCCGTCGCTCTGCCCCGTCACAACGTCGACGGGCTTCAGCGTCCCGTCGGCCTGAAGCACCCAGACGCGCTGCTGGCTGCCCACGCCGATCGTCGCGCGCTGTTCATTCTTTTCCAGCCCGATTTCGGGATTGAGCACGCCGCCCTTTTCCTTTTCCTTCGCATCGGGCTGAAAGCGCAGGGCCCCGTTCGGAACCAGCAATTGTTTGCCGGTGCTGCCCGTCGCAATGGTCGCCGTCGCGGTCATCCCCGGACGCAGCAGCCCGTCGCCGTTGGCGACCGCCAGCCTCGCCTCATAGCTGACGACCGCATTGGCGGTTGCGGTGGCCGTCTGCTGGCTCGCCTGCGAAGCCGTGTTGCTCGACGCCTGATCGACGCGCTCGACGACCGCGGGAAAGCGACGACCGGGATAGGCATCGACCGTGAAGTCGGCCTTCTGTCCGGTCTGGACCTGTCCGACGTCGGCTTCATCGATCTCGACGCGAAGCTGCATCGCCGACAGATCTTCGGCGATGATGAACAGGGTCGGGGTGTTGAAACTTGCCGCGACAGTCTGCCCGGGCTCGACCTGGCG
It encodes:
- a CDS encoding ABC transporter permease is translated as MFGATLLLAFREIRRHLLRSFLTTLGIIIGVAAVITMVTLGNGVTASIKDQISSLGSNVLIVFPVQGDRGRPRPFKQADVDAVSRQIAGVVDVSGSVSSSVTAFHNGQSWRTTVQGVGNDFLRARSIEIESGRAFTNEEESAGKNMCLIGPKVQKAIFVAGSSPLGENIRLNNVSCTVIGVLKERGEGGGPDQDSDNVVMVPLKMAQRRFTGSDDIQYFVIKYDSAYASTAIQDSLVGLLRERRLLQGAATNDFNIVDTAQVNQALGAATGALTAMVAVIAGISLLVGGIGIMNIMLVSVTERTREIGIRLAIGALAREVQLQFLTEAVVLCCFGGAVGIAFAFILSWGMASVIDVPFIFNPVVNVMSFLFSALMGITFGYYPARRASKLDPIDALRHE
- a CDS encoding ABC transporter ATP-binding protein yields the protein MTPPEIPLIELEGITKTFGRGEAAFQALKGVDMRIERGDFVAVMGPSGSGKSTTMNILGCLDVPTSGVFRFRGVEVQALDRDQRSLLRRRYLGFVFQGFNLLARTSAVENVELPLLYRGEKKSERHAAAMRALDQVGLAPWADHTPAELSGGQQQRVAIARALVTQPDVLLADEPTGNLDTERSIEIMQLLTRLNGEGITILMVTHEEEMAAFANTIVRFRDGLVERVERGRRTRSEEPA
- a CDS encoding efflux RND transporter periplasmic adaptor subunit; its protein translation is MTDTGTATQELEDFLGARPRPKWRRWMKYWLPAALILVILLAMATCSRGKDEAKYITEPVTEKSLTLSVTATGNLRPTNQVEVGSEVSGKIDHIYVDVNDRVSKGQVLAQINTDVIEDQITQAEANLNAARAQVAQAQATLDVDKAQLARLENVFKISGGKVPSGVELDQGRAAVKRDTAAVAAAQANVRAVEAQLSSAVTNRNRAEIRSPVSGVVLARQVEPGQTVAASFNTPTLFIIAEDLSAMQLRVEIDEADVGQVQTGQKADFTVDAYPGRRFPAVVERVDQASSNTASQASQQTATATANAVVSYEARLAVANGDGLLRPGMTATATIATGSTGKQLLVPNGALRFQPDAKEKEKGGVLNPEIGLEKNEQRATIGVGSQQRVWVLQADGTLKPVDVVTGQSDGRLTAVTAKGLRPGMKVVTGKGATGQ